The Harpia harpyja isolate bHarHar1 chromosome 13, bHarHar1 primary haplotype, whole genome shotgun sequence genome contains a region encoding:
- the MAP10 gene encoding microtubule-associated protein 10: MATAGAAEGLFALELLVEAVRVAAPGPVLRPAVALRLLDFPTLLLRPAAAAAPPLRPGPTFPFGRGKRCLFRWRRGSLCAALRRRPLRALLLALPAGLAPGPPRLLGSCDVSLAPAAAELLQRPGAPASCGRRGRYPLQDAAGRPVGELVLGYRLTSLEAGEEPPPPSPASPRAAAPPATSPEPGGEEEEEEEEGEELEGNIFCPPMLYYSREPAEPHLPPAAVAAGQREHVEAWRPQEEDKGQSPPRPGAGPSLLHPTGLRQLHNTLGQLPLLSALLAELSVLVHSTTPAAVHPHLAWLYQAPGSGGVASRPPSPSRSSALKPAKAPVGPGGSSGAASPRFKQGRQEATSPGSSRAGRGPKQAIPQRETGSERNCQTKENRPPRKKLLYGLTNTLRLRLQQTNPDKLIIHERREQYRKKQMEMLKERSPLSKRKLCRNAGEQHVVSYRHCRKGDSSRQNDQFNKTVETSLQNSALAEYASMTGNVSPDLQKQAIASPLKNDDIASKERPRKVTTAPLLQETLLKSAHKEKYVKAQLPAAFPSDANANGSNEEAIHLSHRKPTLEHDDTSVGSDCKPSPSRSIENNSEFIYSDDFVASSENSVYSEDFTSAEGTGRGSAALDSSPESLWLESPKRGWSDTEPESSRSRISKTSQRAVSTSDLLPVPSASSPVQSLKRNRDLKNSKRTSGESVDTLNLAQMEASLLDAEQEAQQMSKEENRGDQHIKQVSTLRSKQVSSDTDLSIGKGQTSAGKSQSVTQVSSYLPSNMSDLELSVLENSLSDKEDDFLGKPCVPNQYKDISELVINKLPGYTM, translated from the coding sequence ATGGCGACGGCGGGGGCCGCGGAGGGGCTGTTcgcgctggagctgctggtggaggCGGTGCGGGTGGCGGCGCCGGGCCCCGTGCTGCGCCCGGCCGTGGCGCTGCGCCTCTTGGACTTCCCCACCCTCCTgctgcgccccgccgccgccgccgcgccgcccctgCGGCCGGGGCCGACCTTCCCCTTCGGTCGCGGCAAGCGCTGCCTCTTCCGCTGGCGCCGGGGTTCGCTCTgcgccgcgctccgccgccggccgctccgcGCCCTGCTGCTGGCGTTGCCCGCCGGGCTCGCCCCGGGGCCCCCCCGCCTCCTCGGCAGCTGCGACGTCTCCctggcccccgccgccgccgagctgCTGCAGCGGCCCGGGGCGCCCGCCTCCTGCGGCCGCCGCGGCCGCTACCCGCTGCAGGACGCCGCGGGCCGCCCCGTCGGGGAGCTGGTCCTGGGCTACCGCCTCACCAGCCTGGAGGCCGGTGAGGAGCcgcccccgccgagccccgccaGCCCCCGCGCTGCCGCACCGCCCGCCACCTCCCCTGAGCCggggggcgaggaggaggaggaggaggaggagggcgaggagCTGGAGGGCAACATCTTTTGCCCTCCCATGCTCTATTACAGCCGCGAGCCTGCTGAGCCTCATCTGCCGCCAGCAGCAGTGGCCGCAGGGCAGCGGGAGCATGTCGAGGCCTGGAGACCGCAGGAGGAAGACAAGGGCCAGAGCCCCCCACGTCCCGGTGCTGGGCCCTCCTTGCTGCACCCCACCGGCCTTCGACAGCTCCACAACACCCTGGGGCAGCTGCCGCTACTCAGTgccttgctggcagagctgtcGGTGCTCGTCCACAGTACTACGCCTGCCGCTGTCCACCCCCATCTTGCCTGGCTCTACCAGGCCCCGGGGAGCGGTGGCGTGGCCTCacggccccccagccccagccgctCCTCTGCCCTCAAGCCTGCAAAGGCACCTGTGGGTCCTGGAGGGAGCAGCGGAGCTGCCAGCCCTCGATTCAAGCAAGGCCGGCAAGAGGCcacctcaccagggtcttcccggGCTGGGAGAGGACCTAAGCAAGCTATACCCCAGAGAGAGACAGGCTCTGAAAGGAACTGCCAAACTAAGGAAAACAGACCTCCCAGAAAGAAATTGTTGTACGGGCTGACAAATACACTGAGGCTACGGCTGCAGCAGACCAACCCTGATAAGCTGATAATTCATGAAAGGAGAGAGCAgtacagaaaaaagcaaatggaGATGCTGAAGGAGAGAAGCCCTTTGTCCAAAAGAAAGCTGTGCAGAAATGCTGGAGAGCAGCATGTGGTTTCTTACAGGCATTGTAGGAAGGGAGACAGTTCAAGGCAGAACGATCAGTTTAACAAAACTGTTGAGACTTCATTACAAAACAGTGCTCTTGCAGAGTATGCTTCCATGACAGGAAATGTGTCCCCTGACCTGCAGAAACAGGCTATTGCAAGTCCATTGAAGAACGATGACATTGCAAGCAAGGAACGTCCACGCAAAGTAACTACAGCCCCCTTACTGCAGGAAACTCTATTAAAATCTGCTCACAAGGAAAAGTATGTGAaagcccagctcccagcagctttCCCATCAGATGCTAATGCAAATGGAAGTAATGAGGAAGCAATACACTTAAGCCATCGtaaacccacgctggagcatgaTGACACGTCTGTTGGAAGTGACTGTAAACCAAGCCCCAGCAGGAGCATTGAAAACAACTCTGAATTCATATACTCGGATGACTTCGTTGCTAGTTCTGAGAACTCAGTTTATTCAGAAGATTTCACCAGTGCTGAGGGTACGGGCAGAGGCTCAGCAGCTCTTGACAGCAGTCCTGAATCTCTGTGGCTTGAAAGCCCAAAGCGAGGTTGGTCAGATACAGAGCCGGAATCCAGCAGGTCCAGAATTTCAAAGACAAGTCAAAGAGCTGTAAGTACTTCAGATCTTCTGCCAGTTCCTTCAGCTTCATCTCCAGTCCAGTCTTTGAAGAGAAACCGTGACTTAAAAAACAGCAAGAGAACTAGTGGTGAATCTGTTGATACACTTAACCTTGCTCAAATGGAGGCATCATTATTGGATGCAGAGCAGGAAGCCCAACAGATGAGTAAGGAAGAGAACAGGGGTGATCAGCATATTAAACAAGTATCTACACTGAGAAGCAAACAAGTTAGCTCTGATACTGATCTGAGTATAGGAAAGGGACAGACCTCTGCAGGAAAAAGCCAGTCAGTAACTCAAGTTAGCTCTTACTTGCCATCTAACATGTCTGATCTTGAACTCAGTGTGCTGGAAAACAGTTTGTCAGACAAAGAGGATGATTTTCTGGGAAAACCATGTGTTCCTAATCAATACAAAGACATCAGTGAACTTGTAATAAACAAGCTTCCGGGATACACCATGTAA